A window of the Streptomyces luomodiensis genome harbors these coding sequences:
- a CDS encoding DUF1152 domain-containing protein, giving the protein MTRLIVAGGGGGDAVAAAVIDRALYRDGTADDRAVVLTYAWDRLLVDPVPGPRGAVGFTGLRALTPSVYAVPEDAKPVAPAGSTLPRLAAELPHTFALLDPHHGVTGMVRQLEEVIEHLAPASVDLLDVGGDILARGDEPTLRSPLGDALSLAACAQVDAEIRLLVAGPGLDGEIPVAVLRERLGAVVHTLTAEDVAPIGPVMEWHPSEATGMLTAAARGVRGLCEVRDAGLTIPLTDDGPVVHEADLDAAFRRNLLAGAIADTTGLAEAEGHCRDVCGYSEIDYEREKAARFRATPEGPFRPRAVLDQVARYAEEAHARGVSHTTFRRLTEVLGLSGAQRADLRALLIGTQPERYDAPLWRL; this is encoded by the coding sequence ATGACGCGGCTGATCGTGGCGGGCGGAGGTGGCGGGGACGCCGTTGCCGCCGCGGTGATCGATCGGGCTCTGTACCGGGACGGGACGGCCGATGACCGGGCCGTGGTCCTGACCTACGCCTGGGACCGGCTGCTCGTCGACCCCGTTCCCGGGCCCCGGGGAGCCGTCGGCTTCACCGGGCTGCGGGCACTGACACCCAGCGTGTACGCCGTGCCCGAGGACGCGAAACCGGTGGCGCCGGCCGGGTCCACACTGCCCCGGCTGGCCGCCGAGCTGCCGCACACCTTCGCCCTGCTCGATCCCCACCACGGGGTGACGGGCATGGTCCGGCAGCTGGAAGAGGTGATCGAGCACCTGGCCCCGGCGTCGGTCGACCTGCTGGACGTGGGCGGTGACATCCTCGCGCGGGGTGATGAGCCGACGCTGCGCAGCCCGCTCGGGGACGCGCTGTCGCTCGCCGCGTGTGCCCAGGTCGACGCGGAGATCCGGCTGCTGGTCGCCGGGCCGGGGCTGGACGGGGAGATTCCGGTGGCGGTGCTGCGCGAACGGCTCGGGGCGGTGGTCCATACGCTGACCGCCGAGGACGTCGCGCCCATCGGCCCCGTCATGGAATGGCATCCGTCGGAGGCCACCGGCATGCTCACGGCGGCGGCGCGGGGCGTGCGCGGGCTGTGCGAGGTACGGGACGCGGGGCTGACGATCCCGCTGACGGACGACGGGCCCGTGGTGCACGAGGCGGATCTCGACGCCGCGTTCCGCCGGAACCTGCTCGCCGGCGCCATCGCCGACACGACCGGCCTCGCCGAGGCCGAGGGGCACTGCCGGGACGTCTGCGGATACTCGGAGATCGACTACGAACGGGAGAAGGCCGCGCGGTTCCGGGCGACGCCCGAGGGACCGTTCCGGCCCAGGGCCGTACTCGACCAGGTCGCCCGATACGCGGAGGAGGCCCACGCCCGGGGGGTCAGCCACACCACCTTCCGCCGCCTCACCGAGGTCCTCGGCCTCAGCGGTGCCCAACGCGCCGACCTGCGGGCTTTGCTGATCGGGACTCAGCCCGAGCGGTATGACGCCCCGCTGTGGCGACTGTGA
- the bldC gene encoding developmental transcriptional regulator BldC — MTARTPDAEPLLTPAEVATMFRVDPKTVTRWAKAGKLTSIRTLGGHRRYREAEVRALLAGIPQQRSEA; from the coding sequence ATGACCGCTCGCACCCCTGATGCCGAGCCGCTGCTGACCCCGGCTGAGGTTGCCACGATGTTCCGCGTGGACCCGAAGACGGTCACGCGCTGGGCCAAGGCAGGCAAGCTCACGTCCATCCGCACGCTCGGAGGGCATCGGCGCTACCGCGAAGCGGAGGTCCGTGCACTTCTTGCGGGCATCCCGCAGCAGCGCAGCGAGGCCTGA
- a CDS encoding Leu/Phe/Val dehydrogenase: MGVTTVTDVRHTVSVDGPTESRAPNPLSPLSTLFRSDLGGHEQVLLCQDRESGLKAVIALHSTALGPALGGTRFHAYASEEHPEEAALLDALNLARGMSYKNALAGLDHGGGKAVILGDPEEIKTEKLLLAYGRFVASLGGRYVTACDVGTYVADMDVIARECPWTTGRSPEHGGAGDSSVLTAFGVFQGMRASAQACWGAPTLRGRRVGIAGVGKVGHHLVEHLLEDGAEVVVTDVRGESVDRVLARHPRVQAVRDTEALIRADLDVYAPCALGGALDDATVPVLTAKVVCGAANNQLAHPGVEKDLAGRGILYAPDYVVNAGGVIQVADELHGFDFDRAKAKAAKIFDTTLAIFDRARTDGIPPAAAADRLAEHRMAEGHDA; the protein is encoded by the coding sequence ATGGGAGTCACCACCGTGACTGACGTACGTCACACCGTCAGCGTCGACGGTCCGACGGAGAGTCGCGCACCGAACCCTCTCTCACCGCTCTCGACGCTGTTCCGGTCCGATCTCGGCGGGCATGAGCAGGTCCTGCTCTGCCAGGACCGGGAAAGCGGCCTGAAGGCCGTCATCGCCCTCCACTCCACCGCCCTGGGCCCGGCCCTCGGCGGCACCCGCTTCCACGCCTACGCCTCCGAGGAGCACCCCGAAGAAGCGGCGCTCCTGGACGCGCTCAACCTGGCCCGCGGCATGTCCTACAAGAACGCGCTCGCCGGGCTCGACCACGGCGGCGGCAAGGCCGTGATCCTCGGCGATCCCGAGGAGATCAAGACCGAAAAGCTGCTGCTCGCCTACGGTCGCTTCGTGGCCTCCCTCGGTGGCCGCTACGTCACCGCCTGTGATGTGGGCACCTATGTGGCCGACATGGACGTCATCGCCCGTGAGTGCCCCTGGACCACCGGCCGCTCCCCCGAGCACGGCGGCGCCGGCGACTCCTCGGTACTGACCGCCTTCGGCGTCTTCCAGGGCATGCGGGCGAGCGCCCAGGCGTGCTGGGGCGCGCCCACGCTGCGCGGCCGCCGGGTCGGCATCGCGGGGGTCGGCAAGGTCGGCCACCACCTGGTGGAGCACCTGCTGGAGGACGGCGCCGAGGTCGTGGTCACCGATGTGCGCGGCGAGTCGGTGGACCGTGTGCTGGCCCGCCACCCCCGGGTCCAGGCGGTCCGGGACACCGAGGCGCTGATCCGCGCCGACCTGGACGTCTACGCTCCGTGCGCGCTCGGCGGCGCCCTGGACGACGCCACGGTGCCGGTCCTGACCGCGAAGGTGGTGTGCGGCGCGGCCAACAACCAGCTGGCCCATCCGGGCGTCGAGAAGGACCTGGCCGGCCGCGGCATCCTCTACGCGCCGGACTACGTGGTGAACGCCGGTGGCGTCATCCAGGTGGCCGATGAGCTGCACGGTTTCGATTTCGATCGGGCCAAGGCAAAGGCAGCAAAGATTTTCGATACGACTTTGGCCATATTCGATCGGGCACGGACCGACGGCATTCCGCCGGCCGCGGCCGCCGACCGGCTGGCCGAGCACCGGATGGCCGAGGGCCACGACGCCTGA
- a CDS encoding ABC transporter permease yields MADDLAQRPDPERRSPRSVWTSFKRSPYFPATVIVLIISAGAGLFAGSYTYAFANPTPRKIPTAVVVTDDGTAAPRHRFIAGMEKALNASLRLHAYPSDEQARWSLEEQRVFAVLRMRDHGVRLDVASAAGSSVAQVLTQAAVKVGRAARVPVEVTDVKPLQRGDPRGLAVFYISLAATIIGFLGAIQLSVNASGLNPGERILFIIAYALLGGFTIAAIVDWGLGALRLPFPESWAILALTMFTSGLVFSMFNVLFGRWALIPTWGLMVLLGNPSSGGAVSWPLLPSLLGTIGRWLPPGASVNAQHTAIYFRQHQHAFPFLVLAGWCLVSAVVFWTWRHRHPGGRPPRATPTRC; encoded by the coding sequence ATGGCCGATGACCTGGCGCAGCGCCCAGACCCCGAGCGTCGATCACCGCGATCGGTGTGGACCTCCTTCAAACGGTCCCCGTACTTCCCCGCGACCGTCATCGTGTTGATCATCTCCGCGGGCGCGGGACTCTTCGCGGGCTCGTACACCTACGCCTTCGCCAACCCCACGCCCCGGAAGATCCCCACCGCCGTGGTGGTCACCGACGACGGCACCGCCGCCCCGCGGCACCGGTTCATCGCCGGGATGGAGAAGGCCCTGAACGCCTCCCTGCGGCTGCACGCCTACCCCTCCGACGAGCAGGCCCGCTGGTCCCTGGAGGAGCAGCGGGTCTTCGCGGTCCTGCGGATGCGCGACCACGGGGTGCGGCTGGACGTCGCCAGTGCGGCGGGGTCGAGCGTCGCCCAGGTGCTCACCCAGGCGGCCGTGAAGGTCGGCCGGGCCGCCAGGGTGCCGGTCGAGGTCACGGACGTGAAGCCGCTCCAGCGCGGCGATCCGCGCGGCCTCGCGGTCTTCTACATCTCCCTGGCCGCCACCATCATCGGCTTCCTCGGCGCCATCCAGCTCAGCGTGAACGCCTCCGGGCTCAACCCGGGCGAACGGATCCTCTTCATCATCGCGTACGCCCTGCTCGGCGGGTTCACGATCGCGGCGATCGTCGACTGGGGGCTGGGCGCGCTGCGGCTCCCGTTCCCCGAGTCCTGGGCGATCCTGGCGCTGACGATGTTCACCTCGGGGCTGGTGTTCTCGATGTTCAACGTCCTCTTCGGACGCTGGGCGCTCATCCCCACCTGGGGTCTGATGGTGCTCCTCGGCAACCCCTCCTCCGGCGGCGCCGTCTCCTGGCCCCTGCTCCCGTCCCTCCTCGGCACCATCGGCCGCTGGCTCCCGCCGGGCGCGTCGGTCAACGCCCAGCACACCGCGATCTACTTCCGCCAGCACCAGCACGCCTTCCCCTTCCTGGTGCTGGCGGGCTGGTGCCTGGTGTCCGCGGTGGTCTTCTGGACCTGGCGCCACCGCCACCCGGGCGGCCGACCGCCGAGGGCGACGCCGACGAGGTGCTGA
- the hrpA gene encoding ATP-dependent RNA helicase HrpA, translating to MSTTPAPALPALLERLPELMLRDQQRLGRRLDGVRRIRKPEARATVLEEIAEEITRAELRVADRRAAVPAVTYPEELPVSQKKDAILEAVRDHQVVIVAGETGSGKTTQIPKICLELGRGVKGLIGHTQPRRIAARTVAERIAEELRSPLGESVGWKVRFTDQVSKDTHVKLMTDGILLAEIQTDRELRQYDTIIIDEAHERSLNIDFLLGYLAQLLPRRPDLKVVITSATIDPERFSRHFGDAPIVEVSGRTYPVEVRYRPLLEEGGEDGDRDQITAICDAVDELQAEGPGDILVFLSGEREIRDTADALNKKKLPATEVLPLYARLSHAEQHRVFQRHTGRRIVLATNVAETSLTVPGIRYVIDPGAARISRYSHRTKVQRLPIEPISQASANQRKGRCGRTSDGICIRLYSEDDFLTRPEFTDAEILRTNLASVILQMTAAGLGDIEKFPFIDPPDRRNIKDGIQLLEELHALDSKQKDPRKRLTQVGRKLAQLPVDPRLARMVLEADRNGCVREVMVIAAALSIQDPRERPSDKQQQADQSHARFKDESSDFLAFLNLWKYIRERQKELSSSAFRRMCRNEFLNYLRIREWQDIYSQLRTVAKTMDIHMSEQDAAPDHIHTSLLAGLLSHVGLKDTDKNEYLGARSAKFAVFPGSALFKKPPRWVMSAELVETSRLWARVNARIEPEWIEPLAQHLVKRTYSEPHWEQKQAAVMAYERVTLYGVPIVAQRKVNYGRIDPETSRDLFIRNALVEGDWRTHHQFFHDNRKLLGEVEELEHRARRRDILVDDETLFDFYDQRIPEHVVSGAHFDSWWKHKRREAPELLTFEKSMLINERAQDVTKDAYPDSWRQGRLKFKVTYQFEPGADADGVTVHIPLQVLNQVTADGFDWQIPGLREDLVTELIRSLPKPVRRHYVPAPNYAKRFLDAAVPLQEPLTAALGRELHRMVGVRIEPEDWDLAKVPDHLKITFRVVDERRRKLAEDKDLEALRQRLRPKTRAAISKAFESSKEAVGIEQRGGLTRWTVGTLPRTFETRRGGQPVKAYPALVDEGASVAVRLFDTEAEQREAMWRGTRRLILLQLPSNPAKFVQGKLSNQAKLALASSPHGSVQALFDDCVAAAADRLIATHGGPVWDEESFRKLFDAVRTDIMDTTLDTVRKVQEVLAAWQSCERRLKATRSPVLLPSLTDIREQLSELITPGFVTAHGVRRLPDLMRYLVAVDRRLQQLPVNADRDRARMAKVREMRDEYAWLLEQFPPGRPVPQEALEIRWMIEELRVSYFAHALGTAYPVSDKRIVKAIDAAAP from the coding sequence ATGTCCACGACGCCTGCCCCCGCCCTGCCCGCCCTGCTGGAGCGGCTGCCCGAGCTGATGCTGCGCGACCAGCAGCGGCTGGGGCGCCGCCTCGACGGAGTGCGCCGGATCCGTAAGCCCGAGGCCCGAGCCACCGTACTCGAGGAGATCGCCGAGGAGATCACGCGTGCCGAGCTGAGGGTCGCGGACCGCCGCGCCGCCGTGCCGGCCGTCACCTATCCGGAAGAGCTGCCGGTCAGCCAGAAGAAGGACGCGATCCTCGAGGCCGTCCGGGATCACCAGGTGGTGATCGTCGCGGGTGAGACGGGCTCCGGGAAGACCACCCAGATCCCGAAGATCTGCCTGGAGCTCGGGCGCGGCGTCAAGGGCCTTATCGGCCATACGCAGCCCCGCCGGATCGCGGCCCGTACCGTGGCCGAGCGCATCGCCGAGGAGCTGCGCTCGCCGCTGGGCGAGTCCGTCGGCTGGAAGGTCCGCTTCACCGACCAGGTGAGCAAGGACACCCACGTCAAGCTGATGACCGACGGCATCCTGCTGGCCGAGATCCAGACCGACCGCGAGCTGCGCCAGTACGACACGATCATCATCGACGAGGCCCATGAGCGCAGCCTCAACATCGACTTCCTGCTCGGCTATCTGGCCCAGCTGCTGCCCCGCCGCCCCGACCTCAAGGTCGTGATCACCTCCGCCACCATCGACCCGGAGCGCTTCTCCCGGCATTTCGGCGACGCCCCGATCGTCGAGGTCAGCGGACGTACGTATCCGGTCGAGGTGCGCTACCGCCCGCTGCTGGAGGAGGGCGGCGAGGACGGCGACCGCGACCAGATCACCGCGATCTGCGACGCGGTCGACGAGCTCCAGGCCGAGGGCCCCGGCGACATCCTGGTCTTCCTCTCCGGTGAGCGGGAGATCCGCGACACCGCCGACGCGCTGAACAAGAAGAAGCTCCCGGCCACCGAGGTGCTTCCGCTGTACGCCCGGCTGTCGCACGCCGAGCAGCACCGGGTCTTCCAGAGACACACCGGCCGCCGGATCGTGCTGGCGACGAACGTCGCCGAGACCTCGCTGACCGTCCCCGGCATCCGCTACGTGATCGATCCGGGCGCCGCCCGGATCTCCCGTTACAGCCACCGCACCAAGGTCCAGCGGCTGCCCATCGAGCCGATCTCGCAGGCCAGCGCCAATCAGCGGAAGGGCCGCTGCGGCCGGACCAGCGACGGCATCTGCATCCGGCTGTACTCCGAGGACGACTTCCTCACCCGCCCGGAGTTCACCGACGCCGAGATCCTCCGCACCAACCTGGCCTCCGTCATCCTCCAGATGACCGCCGCCGGCCTCGGCGACATCGAGAAGTTCCCCTTCATCGATCCGCCGGACCGCCGCAACATCAAGGACGGCATCCAGCTCCTGGAAGAGCTGCACGCCCTGGACAGCAAGCAGAAGGACCCGCGCAAGCGGCTCACCCAGGTCGGCCGGAAGCTGGCCCAGCTGCCGGTGGACCCGCGGCTGGCCCGGATGGTGCTGGAGGCGGACCGCAACGGCTGTGTCCGCGAGGTGATGGTGATCGCGGCGGCGCTGTCCATCCAGGACCCGCGCGAGCGTCCCTCCGACAAGCAGCAGCAGGCGGATCAGAGCCACGCCCGCTTCAAGGACGAGTCCAGCGACTTCCTGGCCTTCCTCAACCTGTGGAAGTACATCCGGGAGCGGCAGAAGGAGCTGTCCTCGTCCGCCTTCCGCCGGATGTGCCGCAATGAGTTCCTCAACTACCTGCGCATACGCGAATGGCAGGACATCTACAGCCAGCTGCGCACGGTCGCCAAGACCATGGACATCCACATGTCCGAGCAGGACGCGGCGCCCGACCATATCCACACCTCGCTGCTGGCGGGGCTGCTCTCCCATGTGGGTCTCAAGGACACCGACAAGAACGAGTACTTGGGCGCGCGCAGCGCCAAGTTCGCGGTGTTCCCCGGCTCGGCGCTGTTCAAGAAGCCGCCGCGCTGGGTGATGTCGGCCGAGCTGGTGGAGACGTCCCGGCTGTGGGCGCGGGTCAACGCGCGGATCGAGCCGGAGTGGATCGAGCCGCTCGCCCAGCACCTGGTCAAACGCACCTACAGCGAACCGCACTGGGAGCAGAAGCAGGCCGCGGTGATGGCGTATGAGCGGGTCACGCTCTACGGTGTGCCGATCGTCGCCCAGCGGAAGGTCAACTACGGCCGGATCGACCCGGAGACCAGCCGCGACCTGTTCATCCGCAACGCCCTGGTGGAGGGCGACTGGCGCACCCACCACCAGTTCTTCCACGACAACCGCAAACTGCTGGGCGAGGTCGAGGAGCTGGAGCACCGTGCCCGGCGCCGCGACATCCTCGTGGACGACGAGACGCTCTTCGACTTCTACGACCAGCGGATCCCCGAGCACGTGGTCTCGGGCGCGCATTTCGACTCCTGGTGGAAGCACAAACGGCGCGAGGCGCCGGAGCTCCTCACCTTCGAGAAGTCGATGCTCATCAACGAGCGGGCGCAGGACGTCACCAAGGACGCCTACCCGGACTCCTGGCGCCAGGGGCGGCTCAAGTTCAAGGTGACCTACCAGTTCGAGCCGGGCGCGGACGCGGACGGCGTGACGGTCCACATCCCGCTCCAGGTGCTCAACCAGGTCACCGCCGACGGTTTCGACTGGCAGATCCCGGGGCTGCGCGAGGACCTGGTCACCGAGCTGATCCGCTCGCTGCCCAAACCGGTCCGCCGGCACTACGTCCCGGCGCCGAACTACGCCAAGCGCTTCCTGGACGCCGCCGTGCCCCTCCAGGAGCCGCTGACGGCGGCGCTGGGGCGCGAGCTGCACCGGATGGTGGGCGTGCGGATCGAGCCGGAGGACTGGGACCTGGCGAAGGTCCCCGACCACCTCAAGATCACCTTCCGGGTGGTGGACGAGCGGCGCCGCAAGCTCGCCGAGGACAAGGACCTGGAGGCGCTGCGGCAGCGGCTGCGGCCGAAGACGCGGGCCGCGATCTCCAAGGCGTTCGAGTCCTCCAAGGAGGCCGTGGGGATCGAGCAGCGCGGCGGGCTGACCCGGTGGACGGTCGGGACGCTGCCGCGCACCTTCGAGACGCGCCGCGGCGGCCAGCCGGTCAAGGCGTATCCGGCGCTCGTCGACGAGGGCGCGTCGGTGGCCGTGCGGCTCTTCGACACCGAGGCCGAGCAGCGGGAGGCGATGTGGCGGGGGACGCGCCGGCTGATCCTGCTCCAGCTGCCGTCCAACCCCGCCAAGTTCGTCCAGGGCAAGCTCTCCAACCAGGCGAAGCTGGCGCTTGCCAGCAGTCCGCACGGCAGTGTGCAGGCGCTTTTCGACGACTGCGTGGCCGCCGCGGCCGACCGGCTGATCGCGACCCACGGCGGCCCGGTCTGGGACGAGGAGTCGTTCCGCAAGCTCTTCGACGCGGTGCGCACCGACATCATGGACACCACGCTGGACACCGTGCGCAAGGTCCAGGAGGTGCTGGCGGCCTGGCAGTCGTGCGAGCGGCGGCTGAAGGCCACCCGCAGCCCCGTTCTGCTGCCGTCCCTCACCGACATCAGGGAGCAGCTCTCGGAGCTCATCACACCGGGTTTCGTGACCGCGCACGGCGTACGGCGGCTTCCGGACCTCATGCGCTATCTGGTGGCCGTGGACCGGCGGCTCCAGCAGCTCCCGGTCAACGCCGACCGGGACCGCGCCCGGATGGCGAAGGTGCGGGAGATGCGGGACGAGTACGCCTGGCTGCTGGAGCAGTTCCCGCCGGGGCGCCCGGTGCCCCAGGAGGCGCTGGAGATCCGGTGGATGATCGAGGAGCTGCGGGTCAGCTACTTCGCGCACGCCCTCGGCACGGCCTATCCGGTGTCCGACAAGCGCATCGTGAAGGCCATCGACGCGGCGGCGCCGTAG
- a CDS encoding DUF6274 family protein: MTTSAKHETRALLRAHLAAAASYRHFTRHCPVCHRLLRLAMEPSGADGAMGRADREETATAPPPTP; this comes from the coding sequence ATGACGACGTCCGCGAAGCATGAGACCAGGGCGCTGCTGCGGGCCCATCTGGCGGCCGCCGCGAGCTACCGCCACTTCACCCGGCACTGTCCGGTCTGCCACCGCCTGCTGCGGCTGGCGATGGAGCCCTCGGGGGCCGACGGGGCCATGGGCCGGGCCGACCGCGAGGAGACGGCCACGGCGCCCCCGCCAACTCCATGA